Proteins encoded within one genomic window of Oncorhynchus tshawytscha isolate Ot180627B unplaced genomic scaffold, Otsh_v2.0 Un_contig_9291_pilon_pilon, whole genome shotgun sequence:
- the LOC112242672 gene encoding NLR family CARD domain-containing protein 3-like, producing MLEEKIMTFVKNELKMFKRILSPELPEGFESQKQDKEVVDPEDEQQESSAREGALKITLHILRKMNQKELADTLEKYELAVICQRELKSNLKKKFQCVFEGIAKQGNPTLLNKIYTELYITEGGTGEVNNEHELRQIETTTRKQARPETAIKCNDIFKPLTGQDKPIRTVLTKGVAGIGKTVSVQKFILDWAEGKANQDVQFVFSFPFRELNLMKEDKHTFIELLNHFSMETKQSGISIYNKYKVLFIFDGLDECRLPLDFQKNKICWDVTESTSVDVLLTNLIKGNLLPSALLWITTRPAAANKIPSGCVDQVTEVRGFNDPQKEEYFRKRFSDEDLASRIISHIKTSRSLHIMCHIPVFCWISATVLEHMLKHKREEMPKTLTEMYTHLVVFHTKQKNEKYLGKEETGPHWNKESILSLGKLAFQQLVNGNLIFYEEDLKEAGIDVNEASVYSGLCTQLFKEECGLYQDKVYCFVHLSIQEFLAAVYVFLSFINNNDNLMAEPQTKSRHLFCSGSNKPEVTFYKSAVDKALQSETGNLDLFLRFLLGLSLESNQKHLQGLLTKTRSSSQSHEETVKYIKEKIRENPSPERSINLFHCLNELNDHSLVEEIQSYLRSGSLSGDNLSPAQWSALVFVLLTSEKELDVFDLKKYSRSEEGLLRLLPVVKASRAVLLTGCKLRNTSCKVLASVLSSNPSHLREDLSNNDLKDSGVKLLSAGLGNPHCKLETLRLTVCKLRNTSCKVLASVLSSNPSHLRELDLSNNDLKDSGVELLSAGLGNPHCKLETLRSVFL from the exons atgctTGAAGAGAAAATTATGACATTTGTGAAGAACGAGCTGAAGATGTTCAAGAGGATTCTTAGTCCAGAACTCCCAGAAGGCTTTGAGAGTCAGAAGCAGGATAAGGAAGTGGTGGACCCTGAAGATGAGCAGCAGGAGAGCAGTGCCAGAGAGGGGGCTCTGAAGATCACACTGCACATCCTGAGGAAAATGAACCAGAAGGAGCTTGCTGACACACTGGAGAAAT ATGAGCTTGCTGTGATTTGCCAACGTGAACTCAAATCTAATCTAAAGAAGAAGTTTCAATGTGTATTTGAGGGGATCGCTAAACAAggaaacccaacacttctcaataagatctacacagagctctacatcacagagggtggaacaggagaggtcaataatgaacatgagctgagacagattgagacaacaACCAGGAAACAAGCAAGACCAGAGACTGCAATCAAATGTAACGACATCTTCAAACCCTTAACTGGACAAGATAAACCtatcagaactgtgctgacaaaggGAGTCGCTGGCATTGGAAAAACAGTCTCTGTGCAGAAGTTCATTCTGGACTGGGCTGAAGGAAAAGCAAATCAGGATGTCCAATTTGTATTTTCATTCCCTTTTCGGGAGCTGAATTTGATGAAAGAGGACAAACACACTTTCATTGAACTTCTTAATCACTTCTCAATGGAAACCAAACAATCAGGAATCTCCATCTACAACAAGTACAAAgttctgttcatctttgatgGTCTGGATGAGTGCCGACTGCCCCTAGACTTCCAGAAGAACAAGATCTGTTGGGACGTCACAGAGTCAACCTCAGTGGATGTTCTGCTGACAAATCTCATCAAGGGaaatctgcttccctctgctctcctctggataaCTACCCGACCTGCAGCAGCCAATAAGATCCCTTCAGGGTGTGTTGACCAGGTGACAGAGGTACGAGGGTTCAATGACCCACAGAAGGAGGAGTACTTCAggaagagattcagtgatgaggacctggccagcagaatcatctcacacataaagacatcaaggagcctccacatcatgtgccacattccagtcttctgttggatttctgcaacagtccttgaacacatgctgaaacataagagAGAAGAGATGCCCAAGACTCTGACTGAGATGTACACACACCTTGTGGTGTTTCATACCAAACAGAAGAATGAAAAGTATCTTGGGAAAGAAGAGACAGGTCCACACTGGAATAAAGAGAGCATTCTGTCACTGGGAAAACTGGCTTTTCAACAGCTTGTGAATGGCAATCTGATTTTCTATGAAGAAGACCTGAAAGAGGCTGGCATTGATGTCAATGAAGCCTCAGTGTACTCAGGATTGTGCACACAGCTCTTTAAAGAGGAATGTGGGCTGTACCAGGACAAGGTGTACTGCTTTGTTCATCTGAGCATTCAGGAGTTTCTGGCTGCTGTATATGTGTTCCTCTCATTCATCAACAACAATGACAATCTAATGGCCGAACCGCAAACAAAGTCCAGGCATCTTTTCTGTTCAGGATCAAACAAGCCTGAAGTTACTTTCTACAAGAGTGCTGTGGATAAAGCCTTACAAAGTGAGACAGGAAACTTGGACCttttcctccgcttccttctgggcctctcactggagtccaatcagaaGCACTTACAAGGTCTACTGACAAAGACAAGAAGCAGCTCACAGAGCCATGAAGAAACAGTCAAGTACATCAAGGAGAAGATCAGGGAGAATCCCTCTCCAGAGAGGAGCATcaatctgttccactgtctgaatgaactgaatgaccATTCTCTAGTGGAGGAGATCCAAAGCTACCTGAGATCAGGAAGTCTCTCTGGAGACAACCTGTCACCTGCACAGTGGTCAGCTCTGGTCTTTGTGTTGCTGACTTCAGAAAAGGAGCTGGATGTGTTTGAcctgaagaaatactccagatcagaggaaggtctTCTGAGGCTGCTGCCAGTGGTCAAAGCCTCCAGAGCTGTTCT ACTCACTGGCTGTAAACTCAGAAACACATCCTGTAAAGTGTTGGCCTCAGTTCTCAgttcaaacccctcacacctgagagaggatctgagtaacaatgacctgaaggattcaggagtgaagctgctctctgctggactggggaatccccactgtaaactggagactctgag ACTCACTGTCTGTAAACTCAGAAACACATCCTGTAAAGTGTTGGCCTCAGTTCTCAgttcaaacccctcacacctgagagagctggatctgagtaacaatgacctgaaggattcaggagtggagctgctctctgctggactggggaatccccactgtaaactggagactctgaggtcagtattcctgtag